A region of Culicoides brevitarsis isolate CSIRO-B50_1 chromosome 1, AGI_CSIRO_Cbre_v1, whole genome shotgun sequence DNA encodes the following proteins:
- the LOC134827237 gene encoding probable RNA-binding protein 18 has translation MSSDETDKRLWIGNLDPRITEYKLIKILQKCGEIEKFDLLFYRNGPQAGQPRGYGFVSFKKPEDHEKAIQKLNGIKIGDKHIAVRPANKVNYDELEKPKPKIDIPALTAGTSASSSSMPATHHRTKTVMTSKELAIQALEAKLKQLEDSNYDFELNKTAANEAPLIQKYQYNKDKPSQTHTRTKYSHNRHRSRPYGKSGRR, from the exons atgagcaGCGATGAGACAGATAAGCGTTTATGGATTGGCAATCTAGATCCCCGAATCACCga gtataaactaataaaaattctgcaaaaatgtggtgaaattgaaaaattcgatCTACTCTTCTACCGAAATGGCCCGCAAGCAGGACAACCTCGAGGTTATGGCTTCGTTTCAttcaaaaag cccGAAGACCATGAAAAAGCCATACAAAAGCTGAACGGAATTAAAATCGGAGACAAACACATCGCCGTTCGTCCCGCGAACAAAGTCAATTACGATGAACTCGAGAAACCAAAACCCAAAATTGATATTCCCGCATTGACAGCAGGCACTTctgcatcatcatcgtcgatgCCCGCAACGCATCATCGCACAAAAACTGTCATGACAAGTAAAGAGCTGGCGATTCAAGCGTTGGAAGCGAAATTGAAGCAACTCGAGGACTCGAATTACGATTTTGAATTGAACAAAACGGCAGCGAACGAGGCGCCGCTCATCCAAAAGTACCAATATAACAAGGACAAGCCCTCGCAAACGCATACTCGAACAAAATACTCACACAATAGGCATCGAAGTCGACCTTACGGCAAATCGGGACGACgataa
- the LOC134827238 gene encoding small ribosomal subunit protein mS25: MPLMIGRSPIRRTIKYLEAGRLMLKDQIKIFAINYNTFGEHHKGARDFVFWTFPQLQYKNPSVQCITFKNMTPSPFIRCYYEDGKEILVDIDSKNRIEILNHLIQVVGKPKDVLDAEAKAQEKKDNPANFGVGCSRACICEIPGQVPCPQIIPLPMHMRGKYKNAPKDQ, encoded by the exons atgCCTTTGATGATAGGAAGATCTCCCATTCGGAGAACAATCAAATATCTCGAAGCGGGACGTCTCATGCTAAaggatcaaataaaaattttcgccaTAAATTACAATACTTTCGGTGAACATCACAAGGGAGCAAG AGATTTCGTTTTTTGGACATTTCCTCAGTTGCAGTACAAAAATCCTTCCGTTCAGTGCAttactttcaaaaatatgacGCCAAGTCCCTTCATTCGGTGCTACTACGAAGACGGCAAGGAGATATTGGTCGATATTGACAGCAAAAATCGCATCGAAATCCTCAACCATTTGATACAAGTCGTCGGAAAACCGAAAGATGTGCTCGATGCTGAAGCAAAAGCGCAAGAAAAGAAAGATAATCCCGCGAATTTCGGTGTTGGATGTTCCCGAGCGTGTATTTGTGAGATTCCTGGCCAAGTTCCATGCCCTCAAATTATCCCATTGCCAATGCACATGCgaggaaaatacaaaaatgcaCCAAAAGACCAATAA